Proteins from a genomic interval of Cucumis melo cultivar AY chromosome 7, USDA_Cmelo_AY_1.0, whole genome shotgun sequence:
- the LOC103492943 gene encoding BES1/BZR1 homolog protein 4 → MTSGTRLPTWRERENNKRRERRRRAIAAKIFAGLRMYGNYKLPKHCDNNEVLKALCNEAGWTVEPDGTTYRKGCKPIERMDVVGGSAAASPYTSHQPSPCASFNPSPGSSSFPSPASSSYVGNPNTDGSSLIPWLKNLSTSSSSASSSKLPNHYIHGGSISAPVTPPLSSPTARTPRLKADWEDQSVLPGWSAQYYSSQPSSTPPSPGRQIVPTPEWFAGLRIPQGGPNSPTFSLVSTNPFGFKEAAITGGGSRMWTPGQSGTCSPAIAAGSDHTADIPMSEVISDEFAFGSNAAGLVKPWEGEIIHEECGSDDLELTLGNSRTR, encoded by the exons ATGACGTCGGGGACTCGGCTACCGACGTGGAGGGAGCGGGAGAACAACAAAAGAAGGGAGAGAAGGAGAAGAGCTATTGCGGCAAAGATCTTTGCTGGACTCAGGATGTACGGGAACTACAAGCTTCCCAAACATTGCGACAACAACGAGGTCCTTAAAGCTCTCTGCAATGAGGCGGGATGGACCGTTGAACCTGATGGCACCACTTACCGTAAG GGATGCAAGCCAATTGAACGTATGGATGTGGTTGGTGGATCGGCAGCTGCAAGCCCGTACACATCTCACCAACCAAGTCCTTGTGCTTCCTTCAATCCAAGCCCCGGTTCATCTTCTTTTCCTAGTCCAGCATCATCCTCATATGTCGGTAATCCAAATACCGATGGAAGTTCACTTATCCCCTGGCTGAAAAACCTTTCAACGTCATCATCTTCGGCATCCTCGTCTAAACTCCCAAATCATTATATTCATGGAGGTTCCATCAGTGCTCCTGTTACTCCTCCTCTAAGTTCCCCAACTGCTAGAACACCCCGACTCAAAGCTGACTGGGAAGACCAATCTGTCTTACCAGGATGGAGTGCACAATACTATTCCTCCCAGCCATCTTCCACTCCACCAAGTCCTGGGCGTCAGATTGTTCCCACTCCAGAATGGTTTGCTGGCCTTAGAATTCCTCAGGGTGGACCCAATTCTCCAACATTTAGTCTTGTCTCCACAAACCCATTTGGTTTCAAAGAAGCAGCAATCACTGGTGGAGGATCTCGCATGTGGACCCCTGGTCAAAGTGGGACCTGCTCTCCTGCCATTGCAGCGGGCTCTGATCACACTGCAGATATTCCAATGTCAGAAGTGATCTCTGATGAGTTCGCCTTTGGAAGCAATGCAGCAGGTCTAGTGAAGCCATGGGAAGGAGAAATAATTCATGAGGAATGTGGTTCAGATGACTTAGAGCTCACTCTTGGCAACTCAAGGACCAG GTAA
- the LOC103492942 gene encoding uncharacterized protein LOC103492942 has protein sequence MGCAGSSLTKADGSIKKIRKPKSWKHPQPITRSHLTQLRDEFWDTAPHYGGRKEIWDALRAAAEAELSLAQVIVDSAGVIVQNADLTICYDERGAKYELPNYVLSEPTNLIRDS, from the exons ATGGGCTGTGCTGGATCGTCGCTGACCAAAGCAGACG GATCCATAAAGAAAATACGGAAGCCAAAATCTTGGAAGCATCCTCAGCCAATTACAAGGTCTCACCTCACACAACTACGGGATGAATTCTGGGACACTGCACCTCACTATGGTGGCCGGAAAG AGATTTGGGACGCACTACGAGCAGCTGCCGAAGCCGAGCTTTCTCTTGCGCAAGTAATTGTTGACAGTGCAGGGGTCATCGTTCAAAATGCAGATTTGACAATCTGTTACGATGAGAGAG GCGCAAAATATGAACTCCCCAACTATGTTTTGAGTGAGCCGACCAACTTAATTCGTGACAGTTAA